In one window of Henckelia pumila isolate YLH828 chromosome 1, ASM3356847v2, whole genome shotgun sequence DNA:
- the LOC140875380 gene encoding 2-hydroxyisoflavanone dehydratase-like — MASPTKEILTDLSPILKHYTDGTVERMFVSPYIPPSPEDPNTGVSSKDIFSFPPDVSARIYLPKLTPESSVQKLPILVYFHGGGFCVGSAFSSLDHPYLNLLAAEAKALVITVEYRLAPEHPLPAAYEDSWNGLKWVCAHNTEETTPFDKEEWIVNHGDFTKLFVGGDSAGGNIAHYVAMRAGTEDLPEKSKILGALLSHPFFWGSTPVGNEPKENIEESLIYRIWVFVWPDADNGIDNPLINPIGDGGPSLSSLGCSRIMVCVAEKDVLTARAIAYAEKVKKSGWKGEVVEVVEIEGADHCFQVFDLQSDKAKDLIGRMASFISL, encoded by the coding sequence ATGGCCTCTCCCACCAAAGAAATCCTCACCGATCTCTCCCCAATCCTAAAACACTACACCGACGGCACCGTCGAGCGCATGTTTGTTTCTCCCTACATCCCCCCTTCACCGGAGGATCCCAACACCGGCGTATCCTCCAAAGACATCTTCTCCTTTCCGCCTGACGTCTCTGCTCGGATTTACCTTCCAAAACTCACCCCAGAAAGCTCTGTTCAGAAGCTTCCCATCTTAGTTTACTTCCACGGCGGTGGATTCTGCGTCGGATCCGCTTTCTCCTCCTTGGACCACCCGTACCTGAATCTGCTAGCCGCCGAAGCCAAGGCCCTCGTCATCACAGTCGAATACAGACTAGCGCCGGAACACCCACTCCCCGCTGCGTACGAGGATTCTTGGAACGGCCTCAAATGGGTATGTGCCCATAACACCGAGGAAACCACCCCTTTCGACAAGGAAGAATGGATCGTCAATCACGGAGATTTCACCAAACTCTTTGTCGGCGGGGATAGCGCTGGCGGGAACATAGCCCATTACGTAGCTATGCGTGCGGGGACAGAGGATTTACCGGAGAAGTCGAAAATCTTGGGTGCACTTCTGTCGCATCCATTTTTCTGGGGATCAACTCCGGTGGGAAACGAGCCTAAAGAAAACATAGAAGAAAGTTTAATTTACAGAATTTGGGTGTTTGTGTGGCCTGATGCTGATAATGGTATAGACAATCCGTTGATTAATCCGATTGGCGATGGAGGTCCGAGTTTATCCTCACTGGGATGCTCGAGAATTATGGTGTGTGTGGCTGAGAAAGATGTGTTGACAGCGAGAGCGATTGCTTATGCGGAGAAGGTGAAGAAGAGTGGATGGAAAGGTGAAGTAGTGGAGGTGGTGGAGATTGAAGGTGCGGACCATTGCTTTCAAGTTTTTGATCTTCAGTCTGACAAAGCCAAGGATTTGATTGGGCGTATGGCTTCCTTCATTTCACTCTAA